Proteins found in one Elephas maximus indicus isolate mEleMax1 chromosome 11, mEleMax1 primary haplotype, whole genome shotgun sequence genomic segment:
- the DMPK gene encoding myotonin-protein kinase isoform X1 codes for MSAEVRLRQLQQLVLDPSFLGLEPLLDLLLGVHQELGASDLAQDKYVVDFLQWAEPIAARLKEVRLQRDDFEILKVIGRGAFSEVAVVKMKQTGQVYAMKIMNKWDMLKRGEVSCFREERDVLVNGDRRWITQLHFAFQDENYLYLVMEYYVGGDLLTLLSKFGERIPVEMARFYLAEIVMAIDSVHRLGYVHRDIKPDNILLDRCGHIRLADFGSCLKMQEDGTVQSLVAVGTPDYLSPEILQAVGGGPGTGSYGPECDWWALGVFAYEMFYGQTPFYADSTAETYCKIVHYKEHLSLPLTDSGIPEEARDLIQRLLCPREARLGQDGAGDFREHPFFFGLDWDGLRDSVPPFTPDFEGATDTCNFDVVEDGLTTMVSGGGETLSDIREGLPLGIHLPFVGYSYACMALRDDEGPGPTPMELEAQPLPEPHVQAPSLEPMAPPPEETAEVAVSEAIFQVDEAEVTLRELQEALEEEVLSRQSLSQELEAIRTANQNFASQLREAEARNRDLEAHVRQLQERMEELQAEGAAAVTGVPSPRATDPPSHLDGPPAVALGQCPLVGPGPLHRHHLLLPARVCPAAHARPRPRPCLAPRIPPPPLLSCLCPAPPAEGGEKCSGNQSTQAARKQPITSSNGICGLSIGLAYRRRVPCSCSPLLWLVPPPWAALGWWPAPAISPRPGTAPEPPSPPEP; via the exons CGGAGCCCATCGCGGCGAGGCTTAAGGAAGTCCGACTGCAGAGGGATGACTTCGAGATTTTGAAGGTGATCGGACGCGGGGCGTTCAGCGAG GTAGCGGTGGTGAAGATGAAGCAGACGGGCCAGGTGTACGCCATGAAGATCATGAATAAGTGGGACATGTTGAAGAGAGGCGAG GTGTCATGTTTTCGTGAAGAGAGGGATGTGCTGGTGAACGGAGACCGGCGCTGGATCACGCAGCTTCACTTCGCCTTCCAGGACGAGAACTACCTG TACCTGGTTATGGAGTACTACGTGGGCGGGGACCTGCTAACACTGCTGAGCAAGTTTGGGGAGCGGATCCCGGTCGAGATGGCGCGCTTTTACCTGGCTGAGATTGTTATGGCCATAGACTCGGTGCACCGGCTGGGCTACGTGCACAG AGACATCAAGCCGGACAACATTCTGCTGGACCGCTGCGGCCACATCCGCTTGGCCGACTTCGGCTCCTGCCTGAAGATGCAGGAGGACGGAACG GTGCAGTCGCTGGTGGCCGTGGGCACCCCGGACTATCTGTCCCCCGAGATCCTGCAGGCCGTGGGCGGTGGGCCTGGAACTGGTAGCTACGGACCGGAGTGTGACTGGTGGGCGTTGGGCGTGTTCGCATATGAAATGTTCTACGGGCAGACGCCCTTCTACGCTGACTCCACGGCTGAGACATATTGCAAGATTGTCCACTACAAG GAGCACCTGTCCCTGCCACTGACAGACTCAGGGATCCCCGAGGAGGCTCGAGATCTCATCCAGAGGCTGTTGTGTCCCCGGGAGGCACGGCTGGGCCAGGATGGAGCAGGCGACTTCCGGGAGCatcctttcttttttggtcttgaCTGGGATGGACTCCGGGACAGCGTGCCCCCCTTTACACCAGACTTTGAGGGCGCTACGGACACGTGCAACTTCGACGTGGTGGAGGATGGGCTCACTACCATGGTGAGCGGGGGCGGG GAGACGCTGTCAGACATTCGGGAGGGTTTGCCGCTGGGGATCCACCTGCCTTTCGTGGGCTACTCCTACGCCTGCATGGCCCTCAG AGATGATGAAGGCCCAGGCCCCACACCCATGGAGCTGGAGGCCCAGCCATTGCCCGAGCCACACGTGCAAGCTCCCAGCCTGGAGCCCATGGCTCCCCCACCAGAGGAAACA GCGGAAGTGGCAGTTTCGGAGGCGATCTTCCAGGTGGATGAGGCCGAGGTGACGCTGCGGGAGCTCCAGGAGGCCCTGGAGGAGGAGGTGCTGTCCCGGCAGAGCCTGAGCCAGGAGCTGGAGGCCATCCGCACGGCTAACCAGAACTTCGCCAG TCAGCTACGCGAGGCCGAGGCCCGGAACCGAGACCTGGAGGCGCACGTCCGGCAGCTACAGGAGCGGATGGAGGAGCTGCAGGCAGAGGGAGCTGCAG cTGTCACGGGGGTCCCCAGTCCCCGGGCCACGGATCCACCTTCCCAT CTAGATGGCCCCCCGGCCGTGGCTCTGGGCCAGTGCCCGCTGGTGGGGCCAGGCCCCCTGCACCGCCACCACCTGCTGCTCCCTGCCAGGGTATGTCCGGCTGCCCACGCCCGCCCAAGGCCGCGTCCCTGCCTGGCTCCGCGCATCCCCCCGCCGCCTCTGCTTAGTTGTCTGTGCCCGGCTCCGCCCGCCGAGGGAGGGGAAAAATGCTCGGGCAACCAATCAACACAGGCCGCTAGGAAGCAGCCAATAACGAGTTCGAACGGCATTTGCGGCTT GTCCATAGGCCTGGCTTATCGGAGGCGCGTTCCCTGCTCGTGCTCGCCGCTGCTCTGGCTGGTGCCGCCGCCGTGGGCGGCACTGGGTTGGTGGCCCGCGCCAGCCATCTCGCCCCGGCCAGGCACCGCCCCGGAGCCACCTTCGCCCCCTGAACCCTAG
- the DMPK gene encoding myotonin-protein kinase isoform X10, whose amino-acid sequence MSAEVRLRQLQQLVLDPSFLGLEPLLDLLLGVHQELGASDLAQDKYVVDFLQWAEPIAARLKEVRLQRDDFEILKVIGRGAFSEVAVVKMKQTGQVYAMKIMNKWDMLKRGEVSCFREERDVLVNGDRRWITQLHFAFQDENYLYLVMEYYVGGDLLTLLSKFGERIPVEMARFYLAEIVMAIDSVHRLGYVHRDIKPDNILLDRCGHIRLADFGSCLKMQEDGTVQSLVAVGTPDYLSPEILQAVGGGPGTGSYGPECDWWALGVFAYEMFYGQTPFYADSTAETYCKIVHYKEHLSLPLTDSGIPEEARDLIQRLLCPREARLGQDGAGDFREHPFFFGLDWDGLRDSVPPFTPDFEGATDTCNFDVVEDGLTTMVSGGGETLSDIREGLPLGIHLPFVGYSYACMALRDDEGPGPTPMELEAQPLPEPHVQAPSLEPMAPPPEETAEVAVSEAIFQVDEAEVTLRELQEALEEEVLSRQSLSQELEAIRTANQNFASQLREAEARNRDLEAHVRQLQERMEELQAEGAAGP is encoded by the exons CGGAGCCCATCGCGGCGAGGCTTAAGGAAGTCCGACTGCAGAGGGATGACTTCGAGATTTTGAAGGTGATCGGACGCGGGGCGTTCAGCGAG GTAGCGGTGGTGAAGATGAAGCAGACGGGCCAGGTGTACGCCATGAAGATCATGAATAAGTGGGACATGTTGAAGAGAGGCGAG GTGTCATGTTTTCGTGAAGAGAGGGATGTGCTGGTGAACGGAGACCGGCGCTGGATCACGCAGCTTCACTTCGCCTTCCAGGACGAGAACTACCTG TACCTGGTTATGGAGTACTACGTGGGCGGGGACCTGCTAACACTGCTGAGCAAGTTTGGGGAGCGGATCCCGGTCGAGATGGCGCGCTTTTACCTGGCTGAGATTGTTATGGCCATAGACTCGGTGCACCGGCTGGGCTACGTGCACAG AGACATCAAGCCGGACAACATTCTGCTGGACCGCTGCGGCCACATCCGCTTGGCCGACTTCGGCTCCTGCCTGAAGATGCAGGAGGACGGAACG GTGCAGTCGCTGGTGGCCGTGGGCACCCCGGACTATCTGTCCCCCGAGATCCTGCAGGCCGTGGGCGGTGGGCCTGGAACTGGTAGCTACGGACCGGAGTGTGACTGGTGGGCGTTGGGCGTGTTCGCATATGAAATGTTCTACGGGCAGACGCCCTTCTACGCTGACTCCACGGCTGAGACATATTGCAAGATTGTCCACTACAAG GAGCACCTGTCCCTGCCACTGACAGACTCAGGGATCCCCGAGGAGGCTCGAGATCTCATCCAGAGGCTGTTGTGTCCCCGGGAGGCACGGCTGGGCCAGGATGGAGCAGGCGACTTCCGGGAGCatcctttcttttttggtcttgaCTGGGATGGACTCCGGGACAGCGTGCCCCCCTTTACACCAGACTTTGAGGGCGCTACGGACACGTGCAACTTCGACGTGGTGGAGGATGGGCTCACTACCATGGTGAGCGGGGGCGGG GAGACGCTGTCAGACATTCGGGAGGGTTTGCCGCTGGGGATCCACCTGCCTTTCGTGGGCTACTCCTACGCCTGCATGGCCCTCAG AGATGATGAAGGCCCAGGCCCCACACCCATGGAGCTGGAGGCCCAGCCATTGCCCGAGCCACACGTGCAAGCTCCCAGCCTGGAGCCCATGGCTCCCCCACCAGAGGAAACA GCGGAAGTGGCAGTTTCGGAGGCGATCTTCCAGGTGGATGAGGCCGAGGTGACGCTGCGGGAGCTCCAGGAGGCCCTGGAGGAGGAGGTGCTGTCCCGGCAGAGCCTGAGCCAGGAGCTGGAGGCCATCCGCACGGCTAACCAGAACTTCGCCAG TCAGCTACGCGAGGCCGAGGCCCGGAACCGAGACCTGGAGGCGCACGTCCGGCAGCTACAGGAGCGGATGGAGGAGCTGCAGGCAGAGGGAGCTGCAG GTCCATAG
- the DMPK gene encoding myotonin-protein kinase isoform X7 produces MSAEVRLRQLQQLVLDPSFLGLEPLLDLLLGVHQELGASDLAQDKYVVDFLQWAEPIAARLKEVRLQRDDFEILKVIGRGAFSEVAVVKMKQTGQVYAMKIMNKWDMLKRGEVSCFREERDVLVNGDRRWITQLHFAFQDENYLYLVMEYYVGGDLLTLLSKFGERIPVEMARFYLAEIVMAIDSVHRLGYVHRDIKPDNILLDRCGHIRLADFGSCLKMQEDGTVQSLVAVGTPDYLSPEILQAVGGGPGTGSYGPECDWWALGVFAYEMFYGQTPFYADSTAETYCKIVHYKEHLSLPLTDSGIPEEARDLIQRLLCPREARLGQDGAGDFREHPFFFGLDWDGLRDSVPPFTPDFEGATDTCNFDVVEDGLTTMETLSDIREGLPLGIHLPFVGYSYACMALRDDEGPGPTPMELEAQPLPEPHVQAPSLEPMAPPPEETAEVAVSEAIFQVDEAEVTLRELQEALEEEVLSRQSLSQELEAIRTANQNFASQLREAEARNRDLEAHVRQLQERMEELQAEGAAAVTGVPSPRATDPPSHMAPRPWLWASARWWGQAPCTATTCCSLPGSIGLAYRRRVPCSCSPLLWLVPPPWAALGWWPAPAISPRPGTAPEPPSPPEP; encoded by the exons CGGAGCCCATCGCGGCGAGGCTTAAGGAAGTCCGACTGCAGAGGGATGACTTCGAGATTTTGAAGGTGATCGGACGCGGGGCGTTCAGCGAG GTAGCGGTGGTGAAGATGAAGCAGACGGGCCAGGTGTACGCCATGAAGATCATGAATAAGTGGGACATGTTGAAGAGAGGCGAG GTGTCATGTTTTCGTGAAGAGAGGGATGTGCTGGTGAACGGAGACCGGCGCTGGATCACGCAGCTTCACTTCGCCTTCCAGGACGAGAACTACCTG TACCTGGTTATGGAGTACTACGTGGGCGGGGACCTGCTAACACTGCTGAGCAAGTTTGGGGAGCGGATCCCGGTCGAGATGGCGCGCTTTTACCTGGCTGAGATTGTTATGGCCATAGACTCGGTGCACCGGCTGGGCTACGTGCACAG AGACATCAAGCCGGACAACATTCTGCTGGACCGCTGCGGCCACATCCGCTTGGCCGACTTCGGCTCCTGCCTGAAGATGCAGGAGGACGGAACG GTGCAGTCGCTGGTGGCCGTGGGCACCCCGGACTATCTGTCCCCCGAGATCCTGCAGGCCGTGGGCGGTGGGCCTGGAACTGGTAGCTACGGACCGGAGTGTGACTGGTGGGCGTTGGGCGTGTTCGCATATGAAATGTTCTACGGGCAGACGCCCTTCTACGCTGACTCCACGGCTGAGACATATTGCAAGATTGTCCACTACAAG GAGCACCTGTCCCTGCCACTGACAGACTCAGGGATCCCCGAGGAGGCTCGAGATCTCATCCAGAGGCTGTTGTGTCCCCGGGAGGCACGGCTGGGCCAGGATGGAGCAGGCGACTTCCGGGAGCatcctttcttttttggtcttgaCTGGGATGGACTCCGGGACAGCGTGCCCCCCTTTACACCAGACTTTGAGGGCGCTACGGACACGTGCAACTTCGACGTGGTGGAGGATGGGCTCACTACCATG GAGACGCTGTCAGACATTCGGGAGGGTTTGCCGCTGGGGATCCACCTGCCTTTCGTGGGCTACTCCTACGCCTGCATGGCCCTCAG AGATGATGAAGGCCCAGGCCCCACACCCATGGAGCTGGAGGCCCAGCCATTGCCCGAGCCACACGTGCAAGCTCCCAGCCTGGAGCCCATGGCTCCCCCACCAGAGGAAACA GCGGAAGTGGCAGTTTCGGAGGCGATCTTCCAGGTGGATGAGGCCGAGGTGACGCTGCGGGAGCTCCAGGAGGCCCTGGAGGAGGAGGTGCTGTCCCGGCAGAGCCTGAGCCAGGAGCTGGAGGCCATCCGCACGGCTAACCAGAACTTCGCCAG TCAGCTACGCGAGGCCGAGGCCCGGAACCGAGACCTGGAGGCGCACGTCCGGCAGCTACAGGAGCGGATGGAGGAGCTGCAGGCAGAGGGAGCTGCAG cTGTCACGGGGGTCCCCAGTCCCCGGGCCACGGATCCACCTTCCCAT ATGGCCCCCCGGCCGTGGCTCTGGGCCAGTGCCCGCTGGTGGGGCCAGGCCCCCTGCACCGCCACCACCTGCTGCTCCCTGCCAGG GTCCATAGGCCTGGCTTATCGGAGGCGCGTTCCCTGCTCGTGCTCGCCGCTGCTCTGGCTGGTGCCGCCGCCGTGGGCGGCACTGGGTTGGTGGCCCGCGCCAGCCATCTCGCCCCGGCCAGGCACCGCCCCGGAGCCACCTTCGCCCCCTGAACCCTAG
- the DMPK gene encoding myotonin-protein kinase isoform X2, with the protein MSAEVRLRQLQQLVLDPSFLGLEPLLDLLLGVHQELGASDLAQDKYVVDFLQWAEPIAARLKEVRLQRDDFEILKVIGRGAFSEVAVVKMKQTGQVYAMKIMNKWDMLKRGEVSCFREERDVLVNGDRRWITQLHFAFQDENYLYLVMEYYVGGDLLTLLSKFGERIPVEMARFYLAEIVMAIDSVHRLGYVHRDIKPDNILLDRCGHIRLADFGSCLKMQEDGTVQSLVAVGTPDYLSPEILQAVGGGPGTGSYGPECDWWALGVFAYEMFYGQTPFYADSTAETYCKIVHYKEHLSLPLTDSGIPEEARDLIQRLLCPREARLGQDGAGDFREHPFFFGLDWDGLRDSVPPFTPDFEGATDTCNFDVVEDGLTTMETLSDIREGLPLGIHLPFVGYSYACMALRDDEGPGPTPMELEAQPLPEPHVQAPSLEPMAPPPEETAEVAVSEAIFQVDEAEVTLRELQEALEEEVLSRQSLSQELEAIRTANQNFASQLREAEARNRDLEAHVRQLQERMEELQAEGAAAVTGVPSPRATDPPSHLDGPPAVALGQCPLVGPGPLHRHHLLLPARVCPAAHARPRPRPCLAPRIPPPPLLSCLCPAPPAEGGEKCSGNQSTQAARKQPITSSNGICGLSIGLAYRRRVPCSCSPLLWLVPPPWAALGWWPAPAISPRPGTAPEPPSPPEP; encoded by the exons CGGAGCCCATCGCGGCGAGGCTTAAGGAAGTCCGACTGCAGAGGGATGACTTCGAGATTTTGAAGGTGATCGGACGCGGGGCGTTCAGCGAG GTAGCGGTGGTGAAGATGAAGCAGACGGGCCAGGTGTACGCCATGAAGATCATGAATAAGTGGGACATGTTGAAGAGAGGCGAG GTGTCATGTTTTCGTGAAGAGAGGGATGTGCTGGTGAACGGAGACCGGCGCTGGATCACGCAGCTTCACTTCGCCTTCCAGGACGAGAACTACCTG TACCTGGTTATGGAGTACTACGTGGGCGGGGACCTGCTAACACTGCTGAGCAAGTTTGGGGAGCGGATCCCGGTCGAGATGGCGCGCTTTTACCTGGCTGAGATTGTTATGGCCATAGACTCGGTGCACCGGCTGGGCTACGTGCACAG AGACATCAAGCCGGACAACATTCTGCTGGACCGCTGCGGCCACATCCGCTTGGCCGACTTCGGCTCCTGCCTGAAGATGCAGGAGGACGGAACG GTGCAGTCGCTGGTGGCCGTGGGCACCCCGGACTATCTGTCCCCCGAGATCCTGCAGGCCGTGGGCGGTGGGCCTGGAACTGGTAGCTACGGACCGGAGTGTGACTGGTGGGCGTTGGGCGTGTTCGCATATGAAATGTTCTACGGGCAGACGCCCTTCTACGCTGACTCCACGGCTGAGACATATTGCAAGATTGTCCACTACAAG GAGCACCTGTCCCTGCCACTGACAGACTCAGGGATCCCCGAGGAGGCTCGAGATCTCATCCAGAGGCTGTTGTGTCCCCGGGAGGCACGGCTGGGCCAGGATGGAGCAGGCGACTTCCGGGAGCatcctttcttttttggtcttgaCTGGGATGGACTCCGGGACAGCGTGCCCCCCTTTACACCAGACTTTGAGGGCGCTACGGACACGTGCAACTTCGACGTGGTGGAGGATGGGCTCACTACCATG GAGACGCTGTCAGACATTCGGGAGGGTTTGCCGCTGGGGATCCACCTGCCTTTCGTGGGCTACTCCTACGCCTGCATGGCCCTCAG AGATGATGAAGGCCCAGGCCCCACACCCATGGAGCTGGAGGCCCAGCCATTGCCCGAGCCACACGTGCAAGCTCCCAGCCTGGAGCCCATGGCTCCCCCACCAGAGGAAACA GCGGAAGTGGCAGTTTCGGAGGCGATCTTCCAGGTGGATGAGGCCGAGGTGACGCTGCGGGAGCTCCAGGAGGCCCTGGAGGAGGAGGTGCTGTCCCGGCAGAGCCTGAGCCAGGAGCTGGAGGCCATCCGCACGGCTAACCAGAACTTCGCCAG TCAGCTACGCGAGGCCGAGGCCCGGAACCGAGACCTGGAGGCGCACGTCCGGCAGCTACAGGAGCGGATGGAGGAGCTGCAGGCAGAGGGAGCTGCAG cTGTCACGGGGGTCCCCAGTCCCCGGGCCACGGATCCACCTTCCCAT CTAGATGGCCCCCCGGCCGTGGCTCTGGGCCAGTGCCCGCTGGTGGGGCCAGGCCCCCTGCACCGCCACCACCTGCTGCTCCCTGCCAGGGTATGTCCGGCTGCCCACGCCCGCCCAAGGCCGCGTCCCTGCCTGGCTCCGCGCATCCCCCCGCCGCCTCTGCTTAGTTGTCTGTGCCCGGCTCCGCCCGCCGAGGGAGGGGAAAAATGCTCGGGCAACCAATCAACACAGGCCGCTAGGAAGCAGCCAATAACGAGTTCGAACGGCATTTGCGGCTT GTCCATAGGCCTGGCTTATCGGAGGCGCGTTCCCTGCTCGTGCTCGCCGCTGCTCTGGCTGGTGCCGCCGCCGTGGGCGGCACTGGGTTGGTGGCCCGCGCCAGCCATCTCGCCCCGGCCAGGCACCGCCCCGGAGCCACCTTCGCCCCCTGAACCCTAG